ATGCTAAGCGGCGCGACACACACGCGGCAACCCGCGGAGCGCGATCCTCGACCGCTTCGCCGAGGCGCCACCACCACGACTGTCAGGTGATCACCGGCGCGGCGGGCGTCCACCACACGGCCATCGCCACGCGTGCGACCAGCAGCACCAGTGCTGCGATCCACAGCGCGCGTGGCAGCGAACGCGTGGATCCGTTCCGCGAGCGGGTCGACTCACGTGCTTCCGTAGGACAACTCCTTTCGATTGACGAGCACGATCGCGATCGTGAGACAGATCGCAACCGTCGAGCACCACGCGACGGCGTCCTGCAGAGGCCACGTGCCGCCGCTGAACGGGCCGGACCACGAGAGGCACGGGCTCAGAAAATTTCCGAGCTCCTCCGCAGCCCGAGCGAGCCACTTCCAGCCCCGGGACCCTCCGAATCCACCGACGATTCCTCCCACGATGCCGACCATCGCCCACACCGCCAGGTCACCGAGTCCTTTGACCGCGGCCGAGAACATCAGCAACACCGCGGAGATCCCGAAGACTCGAAAAGGAGCCTCGAGGAGCGCCCGCATCACGGACTTCCATTCGAGCGCGCCACCACTGAGCGACACCACCCCTGCCAGCGACAGCACGAACACGATGGCGAGCGCGGACGCCGGAAGCGCCACTCCGAGCCACCGCCCGATCACGTACTCCCAGCGCTTCACGGGCCGCGCGAACACCAGCTGCAACACACCGCTCGAAACCTCCTGGCCGATCACTCCTGCGGTGAGGATGAATCCGAACAGCATGACCTCGCTGGAGACTTGAAACTGATGCGAAAGGAGTGCTCCGAGATGCCACGGCAGGAATGTGAATGCCAGCAGCACCAGTCGGAACGGGCTCGTGAAGCGCTGGCGCGCGGTGGCGAGAGCGATCGTGAGAGTCATGTCGTGGTCGCCGCGGCCGAAAACAACCGCTCGAGCCGGCTCTCTTCGGCACTCGCCTCGACGACCGGCCAGCCGGCGGCGATGAGAGCACCGAGCAGCGCGGTCGCCGCTGCGTCGTCTTTCACCTGAAAGCGGGCATCGGGCGCACTCCAGGACACCAGGGTCGAGCCGAGTCGCTCTCCGATTCCCGCCAGCTCCGCGTCGGTCGGCTGCCGCCCACTGACCGAGAACCGCACCCTCACGCGGCGCGCGAGTTCGGCCCCGGCGCGGATCACTTCGAGCGCCTCGACCCGACCGCCGCGCACGAACACGATGCGATCGCACAGGCGCTCGACCTCGTCGAGCTGGTGCGAATTGATGACCAGCGTCGCGCCCGAGCGCCGCAACTCCTCCAGAATTCCGCGGATCACCACGATTCCGGACGGATCGACGCCCGAGATCGGCTCGTCGAGGAACACGAATTGCGGCCGGCCGAGCAGCGCCTGCGCGACTCCGATGCGCTGCAGCATGCCGCGCGAATAGGAACCGATCGCCCGTTCGCGCGCGGCCGGGTCGAGCCCCACACGATCGAGCAGCGCCGCACAGTCTGCCCGACGGCTCGCGGCCGGCAGGCCGCCGAGCGCATGGTGATAGCGCAGAAACGTGCTCCCGCTCATCCAGCGATCCATCACGAGGCGCTCGGGCAGGTAACCGGTGCGGGCGCGAACCGACAGCTCGTCGGGTTCGCGCCCGTCCACCGTGACCCGGCCCTGATCGGGCCGCAGGAATCCGAGCAGGCAGCCCAGCATCGTCGTCTTGCCCGCGCCATTCGGCCCAATGATGCCGATCGCCTCGCCGGCAGAGACTTCGAAAGAAACATCCTGCAACGCGTGCACGGTCGAGCCGACGCCGAACAGACCACGACGAAATGCCTTCGAGACGTGCTCGACCACGATGGCGGCCATGCGCGCAGCCTAGGGCAGCGCGCGCGCCACCACCAGTTTGCGTGACTCCCGAATGCCGTTCGCCTCCATCCGCACGAAGTAGAGCCCGCTCGGGGCCGATCGCCCGGACTCGTCGCGGCCGTCCCACGTCAGGCGGTGCCGGCCGGCCGGCCGGCGGCCAATCGCCAGTGACCGAACTCGCGCACCGCGCATGTCGAAGATCTCGAGACGCACTTCGTCCTCGCGTGCCAGATCGAACGCCACCGACGCTCCGTGTCGCGCCGGGTTCGGATACGGTGCGGCGAGCGTGGTTCGCGACGGCGCCGACTCCGTCACCGCCACCGCGGGATTCGGCGTGAACCGAAGTACGTAGCTGCCGCCCGCGATGACCTGTGAGGCTTTGGCCTTCCAGACCGCGAGGCAGTAGGGACCGGCGCTCGGCACCTGCACGACGATGTGCTCGTTCTGCCCCGGCGGCGCACTCCAGGCGGAGCCATCGACCAGCGCCACTGACTTTGACTGGAATGCATTCGCGGCGTCGTTCTGATGGAGCGTGAGCCCCCAGTCGATCCCGCCGCCGCCGTCGAGCAGTTCCACCAGGTAGGTGCCGGCCTGCAGCGTGAACTCGTGCAGATCGAGCAAGTGCCCGGGTGCCAGCGTGAATGGGCCGACGTTGCCGCTCGGCAGCGCGAGGCGGAACTTCGAGTTCACGACCTCGGCGGTGTAGGACTCGGTGCCCGCCACCTGCAGCACCCCGGCGTCGAACGCGCGGAAACCGGTGTGCCTGAAATGCGCGAGCACGTAGTCGGACTGACCGCTGCCCCACGCGGAGATCACGCGGTTGGCCGCGAAGCCGGCCTTGACGCCGGGCAGGATCTCGTGGAACCGGACGTCCACGTCACTCTGATCGCCCGGCATGACCGCGACCGCGCCCCAGAATCCGTCGAGCCCGGCGGCGGCGAAGACCGGAGTAC
The genomic region above belongs to Candidatus Eisenbacteria bacterium and contains:
- a CDS encoding ABC transporter ATP-binding protein translates to MAAIVVEHVSKAFRRGLFGVGSTVHALQDVSFEVSAGEAIGIIGPNGAGKTTMLGCLLGFLRPDQGRVTVDGREPDELSVRARTGYLPERLVMDRWMSGSTFLRYHHALGGLPAASRRADCAALLDRVGLDPAARERAIGSYSRGMLQRIGVAQALLGRPQFVFLDEPISGVDPSGIVVIRGILEELRRSGATLVINSHQLDEVERLCDRIVFVRGGRVEALEVIRAGAELARRVRVRFSVSGRQPTDAELAGIGERLGSTLVSWSAPDARFQVKDDAAATALLGALIAAGWPVVEASAEESRLERLFSAAATTT